A stretch of the Arthrobacter stackebrandtii genome encodes the following:
- a CDS encoding pyridoxamine 5'-phosphate oxidase family protein — MTTEEQPGQNMTTEDAWRFLEHTRFGRLALSVANEPDIFPINYLAHDGKLLMRTNPGTKLAELTINSSVAFEIDGLAEDEAWSVVLKGTARVLESQREIDAAIELPLAPWLKTLKYTFVEITPTSVRGVRFKLGSEPERY; from the coding sequence ATGACTACTGAAGAGCAGCCCGGCCAAAACATGACCACGGAAGACGCCTGGCGCTTCCTCGAACACACCCGCTTTGGCCGCCTTGCGCTTAGCGTCGCCAATGAGCCCGATATTTTCCCGATCAATTACCTTGCGCATGATGGAAAGCTGCTCATGCGCACGAATCCAGGCACCAAGCTTGCCGAACTGACGATCAACAGTTCCGTCGCCTTTGAGATTGACGGCCTGGCAGAGGATGAGGCGTGGAGTGTTGTACTGAAGGGCACCGCCCGGGTGCTGGAGTCCCAGCGTGAAATCGACGCGGCCATCGAACTCCCCCTGGCGCCTTGGCTGAAGACGCTCAAGTACACCTTCGTTGAAATCACACCGACCAGTGTCCGGGGCGTGCGCTTCAAGCTGGGCAGCGAGCCCGAACGATACTGA
- a CDS encoding LacI family DNA-binding transcriptional regulator: protein MAVKLSEVARHAGVSLATASRVLNGSSRTPAAGIAEKVKAAAAELGYVANAQAQALARQSTGLVGLVVHDIADPYFSTIAHGVQQAALAARHQVLLAGTDLETADGAPGDAELAAVNAFISYRTDAIILAASRLLDEDPRLSKALAQYIGNGGRVVAIGATDIPKAQVLSVDNHDGASALVGALLERGRRRFAILAGPRERNTARIRVAGFTDGLAEAGLEPLTVVHGAFTSQGGYDATVELLDSNEGRFLSSGGDSGGAGGSEYGGPLCILAANDVMALGAMAALRSRGLTIPDDVEVAGFDDIPTLRDHFPGLTTYRLPLEEMGRLAAELALSPAGQTSASVTGRVVLRESAGGQ from the coding sequence TTGGCAGTCAAGCTTTCCGAGGTCGCCCGCCATGCCGGCGTGTCACTCGCCACCGCATCGCGTGTACTCAACGGTTCCAGCCGCACTCCTGCGGCAGGCATCGCAGAGAAGGTGAAGGCCGCGGCCGCCGAACTTGGTTATGTGGCGAATGCCCAGGCGCAGGCCCTGGCGCGCCAGTCGACAGGCCTGGTGGGGCTGGTTGTCCACGACATTGCCGACCCCTACTTCTCCACCATCGCCCACGGCGTGCAGCAGGCGGCCCTTGCCGCCCGCCACCAGGTCCTGCTGGCCGGAACAGACCTGGAAACCGCAGACGGCGCCCCTGGCGACGCCGAGCTCGCCGCAGTGAATGCGTTCATTTCCTACCGCACCGACGCCATCATCCTGGCCGCTTCCCGCCTTTTGGATGAGGATCCCCGGCTCAGCAAGGCGCTGGCGCAGTACATCGGCAACGGCGGCCGCGTGGTGGCCATCGGCGCAACCGATATTCCGAAGGCCCAAGTGCTCAGCGTTGACAACCACGACGGCGCTTCGGCCTTGGTGGGTGCGCTGCTGGAACGCGGCCGCCGGCGATTCGCCATCCTCGCAGGGCCCCGTGAACGCAATACTGCCCGCATCCGCGTCGCCGGCTTCACCGACGGCTTGGCGGAAGCAGGACTTGAGCCGCTCACCGTCGTGCACGGAGCATTCACCAGCCAGGGCGGCTACGACGCCACGGTGGAACTCCTTGACTCCAATGAAGGAAGGTTTCTCAGTTCCGGCGGGGATTCAGGCGGCGCCGGAGGCTCAGAGTACGGCGGCCCGCTGTGCATCCTGGCAGCCAACGACGTCATGGCCTTGGGCGCCATGGCCGCACTGCGGTCGCGCGGGCTCACGATTCCGGACGATGTGGAGGTGGCTGGCTTTGATGACATTCCGACATTGCGCGACCATTTCCCCGGCCTGACCACGTACCGGCTGCCCCTCGAGGAGATGGGCCGGCTGGCTGCGGAGCTGGCGCTCTCCCCAGCCGGGCAGACGTCCGCGAGCGTCACAGGACGTGTGGTGCTTCGGGAGAGTGCAGGCGGGCAGTAG
- a CDS encoding Gfo/Idh/MocA family protein, whose protein sequence is MNGITGRMGYRQHLLRSILPLRESGLTLEDGTKVAIEPILVGRNAEKVRELAELHNVEHWTTDLDAIIADPTVDVVFDASMTSLRAATLKKAMANGKHIFTEKPTAETLEEAIELARIGQEAGITAGVVHDKLYLPGLVKLRRLVDEGFFGRILSIRGEFGYWVFEGDHQAAQRPSWNYRKEDGGGMTTDMFCHWNYVLEGIIGKVKSVNAKTATHIPARWDEQGNEYVATADDAAYGIFELETPQGDAVIGQINSSWAVRVYRDELVEFQIDGTHGSAVAGLNKCVAQQRAHTPKPVWNPDLPVTESFRSQWQEVPANADLDNGFKLQWEEFLRDVIAGREHRFGLLSAARGVQLAELGLQSSDERRTLDIPEIEL, encoded by the coding sequence ATGAACGGCATCACCGGCCGCATGGGCTACCGCCAGCACCTGCTGCGCTCCATCCTGCCGCTGCGCGAGTCCGGCCTGACCCTCGAAGACGGCACCAAGGTCGCTATCGAGCCCATCCTGGTTGGCCGCAACGCAGAGAAGGTCCGCGAACTGGCCGAGCTGCACAATGTTGAGCACTGGACCACCGATCTGGACGCCATCATCGCCGACCCCACCGTCGACGTCGTCTTTGACGCTTCCATGACCAGCCTGCGCGCCGCCACCTTGAAGAAGGCCATGGCCAACGGCAAGCACATCTTCACCGAGAAGCCCACGGCAGAGACCCTCGAAGAGGCCATCGAGCTGGCCCGCATCGGCCAGGAAGCCGGCATCACCGCAGGCGTCGTGCACGACAAGCTCTACCTGCCGGGCCTGGTGAAGCTGCGCCGCCTGGTCGACGAAGGCTTCTTCGGCCGCATCCTCTCCATCCGCGGCGAGTTCGGCTACTGGGTCTTCGAGGGCGACCACCAGGCCGCCCAGCGCCCCTCCTGGAACTACCGCAAGGAAGACGGCGGCGGCATGACCACCGACATGTTCTGCCACTGGAACTACGTCCTTGAAGGCATCATCGGCAAGGTCAAGAGCGTCAACGCCAAGACCGCAACTCACATCCCGGCCCGCTGGGACGAGCAGGGCAACGAGTACGTGGCAACCGCCGACGACGCCGCCTACGGCATCTTCGAGCTGGAAACCCCGCAGGGCGACGCCGTCATCGGCCAGATCAACTCCTCCTGGGCCGTGCGCGTCTACCGCGACGAGCTCGTGGAATTCCAGATCGACGGCACCCACGGCTCAGCAGTTGCAGGCCTGAACAAGTGCGTTGCCCAGCAGCGCGCCCACACCCCCAAGCCCGTCTGGAACCCGGACCTTCCCGTCACCGAATCCTTCCGCTCACAGTGGCAGGAAGTCCCCGCCAACGCCGACCTCGACAACGGCTTCAAGCTGCAGTGGGAAGAATTCCTGCGCGACGTCATCGCCGGCCGCGAACACCGCTTCGGCCTGCTCTCCGCAGCCCGCGGCGTGCAGCTGGCTGAGCTGGGCCTGCAGTCCTCCGACGAGCGCCGCACCCTGGACATCCCGGAAATCGAGCTCTAA
- a CDS encoding dihydrodipicolinate synthase family protein encodes MTLSITLPLATGELEALALNPTGPWHKPTELITSRKVYAAAHVTPKVLGNNVPGAPADIDWDATLAFRRELWSWGVGIADAMDTAQRGMGLDWAATQELINRSAAEAALIATPERTVRDLLACGAGTDQLDPATVEPGEAGLAAVLAAYREQIAVVEASGAKVIIMASRALARVASGPADYLALYGTLLSEVKEPVVLHWLGTMFDPALAGYWGSDDVAAATATFQQLIEAHAAKVDGVKVSLLDAGHEVALRASLPEGVRLYTGDDFNYPELIDGDGSHYSDALLGIFAAIAPAASTALQKYDAGQPAEARAILDSTRDLGLHIFEAPTYYYKTGIAFLAWLNGYQAGFQMIGGLHSGRDLNHLVKLFRLANTAQLLLNPELAATRMAGFLNAAGVESAVLEGADA; translated from the coding sequence ATGACACTTTCAATCACCCTTCCGCTCGCCACCGGTGAGCTTGAAGCACTCGCGCTGAACCCGACCGGCCCGTGGCACAAGCCCACCGAGCTGATCACCTCGCGCAAGGTCTACGCCGCAGCACACGTGACCCCCAAGGTGCTGGGTAACAACGTCCCCGGTGCCCCGGCCGACATTGACTGGGACGCCACCCTGGCCTTCCGCCGCGAACTGTGGAGCTGGGGCGTGGGCATTGCCGACGCCATGGACACCGCACAGCGCGGCATGGGCCTGGACTGGGCCGCCACGCAGGAGCTCATCAACCGCTCCGCCGCCGAGGCCGCACTCATCGCGACCCCGGAGCGCACCGTCCGCGACCTGCTCGCCTGCGGCGCCGGCACCGACCAGCTGGATCCCGCAACCGTGGAGCCCGGCGAAGCAGGCCTGGCCGCTGTGCTGGCTGCCTACCGCGAGCAAATCGCCGTCGTCGAGGCATCCGGCGCCAAGGTCATCATCATGGCCTCACGCGCCCTCGCCAGGGTCGCCAGCGGCCCCGCCGATTACCTGGCCCTGTACGGTACGCTGCTCTCCGAGGTCAAGGAACCTGTGGTCCTGCACTGGCTCGGCACCATGTTTGACCCCGCCCTGGCCGGCTACTGGGGCAGCGATGACGTCGCCGCCGCAACCGCCACCTTCCAGCAGCTCATCGAGGCGCACGCCGCCAAGGTAGATGGTGTAAAGGTTTCCCTGCTCGACGCCGGACACGAAGTTGCGCTGCGTGCCAGCCTTCCCGAAGGCGTGCGTCTGTACACGGGGGACGACTTCAACTACCCGGAGCTGATTGACGGCGACGGCTCGCACTACTCGGATGCGCTGTTGGGCATCTTTGCCGCCATCGCCCCTGCTGCCTCTACGGCCCTGCAGAAGTACGACGCCGGCCAGCCCGCCGAAGCGCGTGCCATCCTCGATTCGACCCGGGACCTGGGCCTGCACATCTTCGAGGCACCCACGTACTACTACAAGACGGGCATTGCCTTCCTCGCCTGGCTGAACGGCTACCAGGCCGGCTTCCAGATGATTGGCGGCCTGCACTCCGGGCGCGACCTCAACCACCTGGTCAAGCTGTTCCGCCTGGCCAACACGGCACAGCTGCTGCTCAACCCCGAACTGGCTGCCACCCGCATGGCCGGATTCCTGAACGCCGCCGGCGTGGAATCAGCTGTTCTGGAAGGGGCAGACGCATGA
- a CDS encoding sugar phosphate isomerase/epimerase family protein, with amino-acid sequence MSTFEKLSINTATIKKASLAEALDLSVAAGLKHIGLWRDKVAEVGLDTAVEMVKASGLQVSSLCRGGFLTAAEPAGQAAALEDNKAAILEAKALGTTEIIMVVGGLPDFSVAPGAVDGGGEATAVVGGKDLVAARQRVADRLAELVPFALEHGVRLVLEPLHPMYAADRAVLSTLGQALDLAAPHPVEAVGVVVDTFHVWWDPSLQEQIARAGAEGRIASYQVCDFNLPIATDALLSRGFMGDGVIDFASIGQWVAEAGYNGVVEVEIFNEDIWGLPYAEVVDTVKARYAELVEPHLAAVSV; translated from the coding sequence ATGAGCACCTTTGAGAAGTTGTCCATCAACACGGCCACGATCAAGAAGGCCTCACTCGCTGAAGCCCTCGACCTCAGCGTCGCCGCCGGCCTGAAGCACATTGGCCTCTGGCGCGACAAGGTGGCCGAGGTCGGCCTGGACACCGCAGTTGAGATGGTCAAGGCCTCGGGACTGCAGGTCTCCAGCCTCTGCCGCGGCGGCTTCCTGACAGCAGCCGAACCTGCCGGCCAGGCAGCTGCGCTGGAAGACAACAAGGCAGCCATCCTGGAGGCCAAGGCCCTCGGCACCACCGAAATCATCATGGTGGTGGGCGGCCTGCCCGACTTCAGCGTGGCCCCCGGTGCCGTCGACGGCGGCGGTGAGGCAACCGCCGTCGTCGGTGGCAAGGACCTCGTCGCTGCACGCCAGCGCGTGGCCGACCGCCTCGCCGAACTGGTGCCCTTCGCCCTGGAACACGGCGTCCGCCTGGTCCTGGAACCGCTGCACCCCATGTACGCCGCCGACCGCGCCGTGCTCTCAACCCTCGGCCAGGCCCTGGACTTGGCAGCGCCGCACCCGGTCGAGGCCGTGGGCGTTGTGGTGGACACCTTCCATGTCTGGTGGGATCCGTCGCTGCAGGAGCAGATCGCCCGCGCCGGGGCCGAAGGCCGCATCGCCTCCTACCAGGTGTGCGACTTCAACCTGCCCATCGCAACCGATGCACTGCTGTCCCGCGGTTTCATGGGCGACGGCGTCATTGACTTCGCGTCGATCGGCCAGTGGGTTGCCGAGGCCGGCTACAACGGCGTGGTTGAGGTGGAAATCTTCAACGAGGACATCTGGGGCTTGCCCTACGCCGAGGTGGTCGACACCGTCAAGGCGCGCTACGCCGAACTCGTGGAACCGCACCTGGCTGCCGTCAGCGTGTAG
- a CDS encoding PQQ-dependent sugar dehydrogenase, with protein sequence MDQRGARQEHFRRGFHRPSAIAAGLAAVALLLSSCQSPAPSPMPSEVSSDVATGLQAPWSMVALGDGHLLVSERDTGQILDVAPDGTLQFVGSVPGVVHQGEGGLLGLAAGLEICTDHPTPDPATGCLSVYAYLTTADDNRIVRMPLLGQAGNRSLGPAVDVLTGIPKGNNHNGGRIKFGPDGMLYIGTGDAGNRNNAQNPMSLGGKILRIAPDGTIPRGNPVNDSPVWTLGHRNVQGLAWDETGRMWASEFGQNTWDELNQIKAGNNYGWPLVEGQGTDPQFTNPALEWPTSEASPSGIAITGTTLYMASLRGERLWQVTLDGEPSASARLSNQLGRLRDVVLTPDGRLLVLTNNTDGRGNPKPGDDKIVELGLD encoded by the coding sequence ATGGACCAGCGTGGAGCCCGGCAGGAGCACTTCCGGCGCGGATTCCACCGCCCTTCGGCCATTGCGGCCGGGCTGGCCGCTGTGGCACTGCTGCTGTCCTCGTGCCAGTCCCCCGCCCCCAGCCCCATGCCCTCCGAAGTCTCCTCCGACGTGGCAACCGGACTTCAGGCCCCCTGGTCAATGGTGGCCTTGGGCGACGGGCACCTGCTGGTCAGCGAACGAGATACGGGCCAGATCCTCGACGTTGCCCCGGACGGCACTCTTCAATTTGTCGGCAGCGTGCCCGGCGTCGTGCACCAGGGCGAGGGCGGGCTGCTGGGCCTGGCTGCCGGGCTGGAAATCTGCACGGACCACCCCACGCCCGACCCGGCCACCGGCTGCCTTTCCGTGTACGCCTACCTGACCACGGCGGATGACAACCGGATTGTGCGGATGCCACTGCTGGGCCAGGCGGGGAACCGCAGCCTTGGGCCGGCGGTGGACGTGCTCACCGGCATCCCCAAGGGCAACAACCACAACGGCGGACGAATCAAATTTGGCCCTGACGGCATGCTCTACATCGGCACGGGCGACGCCGGAAACCGCAACAACGCACAAAATCCCATGTCCCTGGGCGGCAAGATCCTGCGCATTGCCCCCGACGGCACCATCCCCCGCGGCAACCCCGTCAACGACAGCCCGGTCTGGACCCTTGGCCACCGCAACGTCCAGGGCTTGGCGTGGGATGAAACCGGCCGTATGTGGGCCTCGGAGTTCGGGCAAAACACGTGGGATGAGCTGAACCAGATCAAGGCCGGAAACAACTATGGCTGGCCCCTCGTTGAGGGCCAGGGCACGGATCCGCAATTCACCAACCCCGCACTCGAGTGGCCCACGTCCGAGGCCAGCCCCAGCGGCATCGCCATCACCGGGACCACGCTGTACATGGCTTCCCTGCGCGGGGAACGGCTGTGGCAGGTGACGCTCGACGGCGAGCCCTCCGCCAGCGCCCGTCTTTCCAACCAGCTGGGCCGGCTCCGCGACGTCGTATTAACGCCCGACGGCCGCCTGCTTGTCCTGACGAACAATACAGACGGCCGCGGCAATCCCAAACCGGGTGACGACAAAATCGTGGAGCTGGGGCTGGATTAG
- a CDS encoding helix-turn-helix transcriptional regulator encodes MHQLETVVNLVGGLDSLTRPAQFPEFVVPALAALIGCDVATYNEIGPRGVSYWDFPRGSLGIGTRETFARYVDEHPLVNHYRHSIDGTPVKISDFMASAQFHRLNLYEYFFRPIPVEHQIAITVTARGPTVIGIALNRTRHDFSESDRDLLSVLRRPLADTYSGLLRISELRAQFMAAPGRSMKQLTPAELDVLRRAASGATNAAIARQLGCSPRTVAKHLEHVYRKLDVVDRSAAAARYASDDAAWKSVPH; translated from the coding sequence GTGCACCAGCTGGAAACTGTGGTGAACCTGGTGGGGGGCCTGGATTCGCTGACCCGGCCTGCCCAATTCCCCGAGTTCGTGGTTCCCGCCCTGGCCGCCTTGATTGGCTGCGATGTGGCCACATACAACGAAATTGGCCCCCGGGGTGTCAGCTATTGGGACTTTCCCCGCGGCAGCCTGGGCATTGGCACAAGAGAGACCTTTGCCCGGTACGTGGACGAACACCCCCTCGTCAACCACTACAGGCATTCCATCGACGGCACACCTGTCAAAATCAGCGACTTCATGGCGTCAGCACAGTTCCACCGGTTGAATCTCTATGAGTACTTCTTCCGGCCCATCCCGGTGGAGCACCAAATTGCCATTACCGTCACAGCCCGGGGACCCACCGTCATCGGAATAGCACTGAACCGCACCAGGCACGACTTCAGCGAGTCGGACCGCGACCTGCTCTCGGTTCTGCGCCGGCCCCTTGCCGATACCTACTCAGGGCTCCTGCGAATCTCGGAGCTGCGGGCCCAATTCATGGCAGCCCCGGGCCGGTCCATGAAGCAGCTCACTCCGGCAGAACTGGACGTCCTGCGGAGGGCCGCCTCGGGTGCCACCAATGCGGCCATCGCCCGCCAGCTCGGGTGCAGCCCGAGGACGGTGGCCAAGCACCTGGAGCATGTGTACAGGAAGCTGGACGTCGTGGACCGCTCCGCAGCGGCGGCCCGGTATGCAAGCGACGATGCGGCATGGAAGTCGGTGCCGCATTGA
- a CDS encoding DUF1059 domain-containing protein — MSRVMIDCRKVPSDIGCTLTVAGTEEEVLTVSTAHAIATHGEVDGPELQEMLRSALEPAEMSLA, encoded by the coding sequence ATGTCACGAGTGATGATTGACTGCCGGAAGGTTCCGAGCGATATCGGCTGCACCCTGACCGTTGCCGGCACGGAGGAGGAAGTGCTGACTGTTTCAACGGCCCACGCGATCGCCACACATGGTGAGGTGGACGGGCCTGAACTGCAGGAGATGCTGCGCAGTGCCCTTGAGCCGGCCGAGATGTCGCTGGCATAG
- a CDS encoding uracil-DNA glycosylase has product MTSVATESLRDQLWNRRYDENIAPITELCDSLAEARPGQQVAYVDPVHDVDECKIISLFSNVGEMDPSGFVTAGDEQAATRLLGIHWQLGLRPSLVMPWNVHPWFTPGEPNGRLTAPQIEAGLRPLVKFLTLVPRASALVAHGTEAHRLADQLLKAQGPMLYKRGFGIYKVRSLSGRSFAGSPERQEQWLLESAKAYAESMTRNGIPVKGR; this is encoded by the coding sequence ATGACATCCGTGGCCACTGAATCACTGCGTGACCAGCTCTGGAATCGCCGATACGACGAAAACATTGCTCCCATCACCGAACTTTGCGACTCCCTGGCCGAGGCCCGGCCCGGGCAGCAGGTGGCCTATGTGGACCCGGTCCACGATGTAGACGAGTGCAAGATCATCAGCCTGTTCTCCAATGTCGGCGAGATGGACCCTTCCGGCTTTGTCACGGCCGGCGACGAACAGGCCGCCACCCGCCTGCTCGGCATCCACTGGCAGCTTGGCCTGCGCCCCAGCCTGGTCATGCCGTGGAACGTCCACCCCTGGTTCACACCGGGCGAGCCCAACGGCCGCCTGACGGCACCCCAGATCGAGGCCGGCCTGCGCCCCCTCGTGAAGTTCCTGACCCTGGTTCCCCGCGCCTCGGCCCTCGTGGCCCACGGCACCGAGGCCCACCGCCTGGCCGACCAGCTCCTCAAGGCCCAGGGTCCCATGCTTTACAAGCGCGGCTTCGGCATCTACAAGGTCCGCTCGCTCTCAGGCCGCAGCTTTGCCGGCTCCCCCGAGCGCCAGGAACAGTGGCTCCTGGAATCCGCAAAGGCGTATGCCGAGTCGATGACCCGCAACGGCATCCCCGTCAAGGGCCGCTGA
- a CDS encoding nucleotidyltransferase domain-containing protein, whose product MHDERFLDHAADSLASLPGVQAVALGGSRAQGTHRPDSDWDFAVYYRGRFDPQDLRDLAGRSPGWEGQVSELGGWGGGVFNGGAWLRIGGRAVDVHYRDLDVVEREVGRAACGDFDIEPLMFHLAGIPTYLVVGELAILRVLRGTLTSLNYPEQLRRKAPPTWSERAELTLSYARSQLAPLGLGAQCAGMVAVAAVEYGHAILASRGEWTTNERQILERAGLAGVNALVRGMGPQPDSLVRATDDVSRLCRQLLEDAASQGAMLQM is encoded by the coding sequence ATGCATGATGAACGCTTCCTGGACCACGCTGCCGACTCCCTGGCGTCGTTGCCCGGAGTCCAAGCTGTCGCACTGGGTGGGTCAAGGGCCCAGGGGACGCACCGGCCCGACAGTGACTGGGACTTCGCCGTCTACTACAGGGGCCGATTCGACCCACAGGACCTTCGGGATCTCGCAGGGAGAAGCCCCGGTTGGGAGGGCCAGGTGTCTGAACTTGGCGGCTGGGGAGGTGGGGTCTTCAACGGCGGGGCCTGGCTTCGCATCGGTGGCCGGGCCGTAGATGTGCACTATCGGGATCTGGACGTCGTCGAGCGGGAAGTGGGCAGGGCTGCCTGCGGGGACTTTGACATTGAGCCACTGATGTTCCACCTGGCCGGGATTCCGACATACCTGGTCGTGGGGGAGTTGGCCATCCTCCGGGTTCTCCGCGGCACTCTCACATCCCTGAACTATCCGGAACAGCTTCGGCGAAAAGCCCCGCCCACCTGGTCGGAGCGGGCCGAGCTGACCTTGTCCTACGCGCGGTCCCAGCTTGCGCCCCTGGGCTTGGGCGCCCAGTGTGCAGGCATGGTGGCCGTCGCCGCCGTCGAATACGGGCACGCCATCCTCGCATCGCGCGGCGAATGGACCACGAACGAGAGGCAAATTCTCGAGCGCGCAGGACTTGCCGGCGTCAACGCGCTGGTCCGGGGGATGGGCCCTCAGCCTGATTCGCTGGTCCGCGCCACCGACGATGTGAGCCGCCTTTGCCGGCAATTGCTCGAGGATGCAGCGTCCCAAGGGGCCATGTTGCAGATGTGA
- a CDS encoding GlsB/YeaQ/YmgE family stress response membrane protein, translating to MGFFGWIILGLIVGAIVKAVMPGRVGGGWITSLVLGVVGAVVGGWIGDLLFNSGSMRFWSLGSWILAIVGGLVVAGVYGAITGRNKTSA from the coding sequence ATGGGTTTCTTTGGTTGGATCATTTTGGGCCTGATCGTGGGCGCCATCGTCAAGGCGGTCATGCCTGGGCGCGTCGGCGGGGGATGGATCACCAGCCTCGTCCTGGGCGTTGTCGGCGCCGTCGTGGGCGGCTGGATCGGGGACCTGCTCTTCAACAGCGGCAGCATGCGCTTCTGGAGCCTTGGATCGTGGATCCTGGCCATCGTCGGCGGGCTCGTGGTTGCCGGAGTCTACGGTGCCATCACCGGCAGGAACAAGACCTCCGCCTGA
- a CDS encoding long-chain-fatty-acid--CoA ligase: MEPEANHEASNAPTSDAAGAAAGNAAGAAPNPQAGTAPGPVPQPWVKNYQPGVPAEIELPTESLVEMFERSVEEAGELPAMEFFGRRTSYRSLGEQVARAAEGLRKLGVRAGDRVALILPNCPQHVVAFYAVLRLGAVVVEHNPLYTSRELRHQFEDHGAHVAIAWNKVVPALQEFPADVTVEHIIAVDLLAEFPAVKRLALRLPVKKLRDTRTSLTAKAPGATPWRQLLAAGPIDPAHQRPAVTDLAVIGYTSGTTGRPKGAMLSHFNLYSNALQGEAWMHGARKGKEVLYAVLPMFHAFGMTLYLTFGIRKQGLLVLFPKFDTALVLAAMKKSPATVYCAVPPIYERTALAAKERGISLRSCKFCISGAMNLPDHVVELWESVSGGLLVEGYGMTESSPVALGNPFAETRQAGTIGVPFPSTLMKVVAPLGENDGARPAEEVAQGEPGELLLKGPQVFQGYWNNPEETARTLTVDGWLRTGDIVTVNAEGFTTIVDRAKELVITGGFNVSPSEVEAVLRQHPDVADAAVFGQESGRGGEIVVAAVVLDPGVELDETALRDHCKGLLARYKVPVRVVAISEMPKSMLGKVLRKQVKEQVLPLL; this comes from the coding sequence ATGGAGCCAGAAGCAAACCACGAAGCCAGCAACGCCCCGACCTCCGACGCCGCAGGTGCGGCAGCCGGCAACGCGGCAGGGGCCGCCCCCAATCCTCAGGCAGGCACCGCGCCCGGCCCGGTCCCGCAGCCCTGGGTGAAGAACTACCAGCCCGGCGTCCCGGCGGAGATCGAGCTGCCCACGGAGTCGCTCGTGGAAATGTTCGAGCGTTCCGTGGAGGAGGCCGGGGAACTGCCCGCCATGGAGTTCTTTGGCCGGCGCACCAGCTACCGGTCCCTGGGGGAACAGGTGGCACGCGCTGCCGAGGGCCTGCGCAAGCTGGGTGTCCGCGCGGGAGACCGGGTTGCCCTCATCCTGCCCAACTGCCCGCAGCACGTCGTGGCGTTCTACGCCGTGTTGCGGCTGGGCGCCGTCGTGGTGGAACACAACCCGCTGTACACCTCCCGGGAACTGCGCCACCAGTTTGAGGACCACGGGGCACATGTCGCCATTGCCTGGAACAAGGTGGTCCCGGCTCTTCAGGAGTTCCCGGCCGACGTCACCGTCGAGCACATCATCGCCGTGGACCTGCTCGCCGAATTCCCGGCCGTCAAGCGCCTGGCCCTGCGGCTGCCGGTCAAGAAGCTGCGCGACACCCGGACATCCCTTACCGCCAAGGCCCCCGGCGCCACGCCCTGGAGGCAACTGCTCGCGGCTGGTCCCATCGACCCCGCCCACCAGCGCCCGGCAGTCACGGACCTCGCCGTCATCGGCTACACCTCCGGCACCACCGGCCGCCCCAAGGGCGCCATGCTGAGCCACTTCAACCTCTACTCCAATGCGCTGCAGGGCGAGGCATGGATGCACGGTGCCAGGAAGGGCAAGGAGGTCCTGTACGCCGTCCTGCCCATGTTCCACGCCTTTGGCATGACGCTCTACCTCACGTTCGGCATCCGCAAGCAGGGCCTGCTGGTCCTGTTCCCGAAGTTCGACACCGCCCTTGTGCTGGCCGCCATGAAAAAATCGCCAGCCACGGTCTACTGCGCCGTGCCGCCCATCTACGAGCGCACGGCCCTGGCCGCCAAGGAACGGGGCATCTCCCTGCGCTCATGCAAATTCTGCATCTCCGGCGCCATGAACCTGCCCGACCACGTGGTGGAGCTCTGGGAATCCGTCTCCGGCGGCCTGCTTGTGGAAGGCTACGGCATGACCGAATCCTCCCCGGTGGCGCTCGGCAACCCCTTCGCCGAAACCCGCCAGGCCGGCACCATCGGGGTGCCGTTCCCCTCGACGCTCATGAAGGTGGTTGCGCCCCTCGGGGAGAACGACGGCGCCCGGCCCGCCGAGGAGGTGGCCCAGGGCGAACCGGGGGAGCTGCTGCTCAAGGGCCCGCAGGTCTTCCAGGGATACTGGAACAACCCGGAGGAGACGGCCAGGACACTGACGGTGGATGGTTGGCTGCGCACGGGCGACATCGTCACCGTCAATGCCGAAGGGTTCACCACCATCGTCGACCGTGCGAAGGAGCTTGTCATCACCGGCGGCTTCAACGTCTCCCCGTCCGAGGTGGAAGCCGTGCTGCGCCAGCATCCCGATGTGGCGGACGCCGCCGTCTTCGGCCAGGAGTCGGGGCGCGGCGGTGAAATCGTGGTGGCCGCCGTGGTGCTTGATCCGGGCGTCGAGCTGGACGAAACTGCCCTGCGGGACCACTGCAAGGGGCTGCTGGCACGCTACAAGGTGCCCGTCCGCGTCGTTGCCATCTCCGAAATGCCCAAATCCATGCTGGGCAAGGTCCTGCGCAAGCAGGTGAAGGAGCAGGTGCTTCCGCTGCTGTAG